In one Neobacillus sp. CF12 genomic region, the following are encoded:
- the tsf gene encoding translation elongation factor Ts, which translates to MAVTAQMVKELREKTGAGMMDCKKALTETNGDMEKAIDFLREKGIASAAKKGDRIAAEGLTYVVAEGNNAVILEVNSETDFVAKNEAFQNLVKELAAHLLANKPATVEEASAQTINGVTVADYINAAIAKIGEKLSLRRFTVVSKTDNDAFGAYLHMGGRISVLTVLEGTTDADAAKDVSMHIAALKPLYVSRDQVSQEEVDRERQVLTTQALNEGKPENIVAKMVEGRLGKYFEDVCLLDQTFVKNPDQKVRQFVESKGASVREFIRYEVGEGIEKREDNFAEEVMNQINKK; encoded by the coding sequence ATGGCAGTTACTGCTCAAATGGTAAAAGAACTACGTGAAAAAACTGGCGCTGGAATGATGGATTGTAAAAAGGCGTTAACAGAAACAAATGGTGATATGGAAAAAGCAATCGACTTCTTACGTGAAAAGGGAATTGCTTCAGCTGCGAAAAAAGGTGACCGTATTGCTGCAGAAGGTTTAACATATGTTGTTGCTGAAGGTAACAATGCTGTTATTTTGGAAGTAAACTCTGAAACTGACTTCGTTGCAAAGAACGAAGCTTTCCAAAACCTTGTAAAAGAACTAGCTGCACACTTGCTTGCTAACAAGCCAGCAACAGTAGAAGAAGCATCTGCACAAACGATTAATGGTGTGACTGTTGCAGACTATATCAATGCTGCTATTGCTAAAATCGGTGAAAAATTATCACTTCGTCGTTTTACTGTAGTATCAAAAACGGATAATGATGCATTTGGTGCTTATCTTCACATGGGAGGCCGCATTTCCGTTCTTACCGTTCTTGAAGGAACTACAGATGCTGATGCTGCAAAAGATGTTTCCATGCACATTGCTGCATTAAAACCTTTATATGTTTCTCGTGATCAAGTTTCTCAAGAAGAAGTTGATCGTGAGCGTCAAGTGTTAACTACACAAGCACTTAACGAAGGAAAGCCTGAAAATATCGTTGCTAAAATGGTTGAAGGCCGTCTTGGTAAATACTTTGAAGATGTATGTCTTCTTGACCAAACGTTCGTTAAAAACCCTGATCAAAAAGTTCGCCAGTTTGTTGAATCAAAAGGTGCTTCAGTACGTGAATTCATTCGCTACGAAGTAGGCGAGGGTATTGAAAAGCGTGAAGATAACTTCGCAGAAGAAGTTATGAATCAAATTAACAAGAAGTAA
- a CDS encoding phosphatidate cytidylyltransferase, translating to MKQRIITGVVAAALFLPIVFYGGLPFVLLTYFLATVGLYELLKMKKLSIFSVHGLLTVLFLWVILFPEQYGDIVNTFYYTKTELGIAFILLLLAYTVITKNRYTFEDAGFSILSAIYVGIGFYFFIETRDAGLVYIFYSLFMIWATDSGAYFIGKATGKTKLWPEISPNKTVEGSIGGVICALIVAALFALFADMNATILSLMAITVVLSIFGQIGDLVQSAFKRHFSVKDSGNILPGHGGILDRFDSLLFILPLLHFFHLW from the coding sequence ATGAAGCAAAGAATCATTACAGGAGTTGTAGCAGCTGCTTTATTTTTACCAATCGTTTTTTATGGTGGACTACCTTTTGTTCTTTTAACATACTTTCTCGCAACTGTCGGGTTATATGAATTATTAAAAATGAAAAAACTTAGTATTTTTTCTGTTCATGGACTGCTAACAGTTTTATTTCTCTGGGTTATTCTTTTTCCAGAGCAGTATGGTGATATAGTAAATACTTTTTATTATACAAAAACAGAACTTGGTATTGCCTTTATCCTTTTGTTATTGGCCTATACTGTTATAACAAAAAACCGTTATACCTTTGAAGATGCCGGCTTTTCAATACTGTCAGCCATTTATGTCGGGATTGGCTTTTATTTCTTTATTGAGACCCGCGATGCAGGTTTAGTCTATATCTTTTACTCATTATTTATGATTTGGGCGACTGATTCAGGTGCTTATTTTATCGGTAAAGCGACAGGAAAAACAAAGCTATGGCCAGAAATAAGTCCGAATAAAACCGTTGAGGGCTCGATAGGTGGAGTGATTTGTGCATTAATCGTGGCTGCATTATTTGCCTTATTCGCTGATATGAACGCAACCATCCTTTCTTTAATGGCAATAACGGTTGTATTATCAATCTTTGGACAAATTGGTGACCTAGTCCAATCAGCCTTCAAACGCCATTTTAGTGTAAAGGATTCAGGAAATATACTACCAGGACACGGTGGAATCCTTGACCGTTTCGACAGTCTTTTATTCATACTGCCATTATTACACTTTTTTCATCTATGGTAG
- the frr gene encoding ribosome recycling factor has translation MPKQVVSATKDRMLKAIQAYTRELASIRAGRASASLLDRITIDYYGASTPVNQMAGISTPEARLLVIQPYDKSILGDIEKAILKSDLGLNPSNDGQVIRLAIPQLTEERRKELVKLVKKESEEAKVAIRNIRRDGNDDLKKLEKNGEITEDALRGYSDDIQKLTDEHISKIDQITKDKEKEILEV, from the coding sequence ATGCCAAAACAAGTGGTTTCTGCTACAAAGGATAGAATGCTTAAAGCAATTCAGGCATATACACGTGAGCTTGCTAGTATACGTGCAGGGAGAGCAAGTGCTTCTTTATTAGATAGAATTACAATAGATTATTACGGAGCATCGACACCAGTTAATCAAATGGCCGGGATTTCTACACCAGAAGCGAGACTTCTTGTCATCCAGCCTTATGATAAATCAATTCTTGGTGATATTGAAAAAGCTATTCTTAAGTCTGATTTAGGGTTGAACCCTTCAAATGATGGTCAGGTTATTCGTCTTGCTATTCCACAATTGACAGAAGAACGCCGGAAAGAGCTTGTGAAATTAGTTAAGAAAGAATCTGAAGAAGCGAAGGTAGCTATTCGTAACATCCGACGTGATGGTAACGATGATTTGAAAAAACTAGAGAAAAACGGTGAAATTACCGAAGATGCACTTCGTGGTTATTCCGATGATATTCAGAAATTAACAGACGAACATATCAGCAAAATTGACCAAATAACAAAAGACAAAGAAAAAGAAATCTTGGAAGTTTAA
- the hslV gene encoding ATP-dependent protease subunit HslV, giving the protein MNEFHATTIFAIHHNGECSMSGDGQVTFGNAVVMKHTAKKVRKIFNGRVLAGFAGSVADAFTLFEMFEGKLEEYNGNLQRAAVELAKQWRSDKVLRKLEAMLIVMNKEDLLLVSGTGEVIEPDDGILAIGSGGNYALAAGRSLKKYAGDHLTAKEIAKASLEIAAEICVYTNHNIIVEEL; this is encoded by the coding sequence ATGAACGAATTTCATGCCACGACGATATTTGCAATCCATCATAATGGTGAATGTTCAATGTCTGGGGATGGCCAAGTCACTTTTGGAAATGCAGTAGTGATGAAGCACACAGCAAAAAAAGTAAGAAAGATATTTAATGGTAGAGTACTGGCTGGTTTTGCCGGGTCTGTTGCGGATGCATTTACCCTTTTTGAAATGTTCGAAGGGAAACTTGAGGAATATAACGGAAACCTCCAACGAGCTGCTGTTGAGTTAGCGAAACAATGGAGAAGTGATAAGGTACTGAGAAAGCTGGAAGCTATGTTAATCGTCATGAATAAGGAAGATTTGCTCCTGGTTTCAGGAACAGGAGAAGTAATCGAGCCTGATGATGGAATTCTAGCAATTGGATCAGGTGGTAATTATGCATTGGCAGCTGGACGTTCACTAAAGAAATATGCAGGGGACCATCTTACTGCAAAAGAAATTGCAAAAGCTTCTTTAGAAATAGCTGCTGAAATATGCGTATATACAAACCATAACATTATCGTGGAAGAGCTCTAA
- the rpsB gene encoding 30S ribosomal protein S2: MSVISMKQLLEAGVHFGHQTRRWNPKMKKYIFTERNGIYIIDLQKTVKKVEEAYNWVKDLAANGGTILFVGTKKQAQDSVKEEAARSGMYFVNQRWLGGTLTNFETIQKRIGRLKDIERMSEDGTFEVLPKKEVVQLKKEQERLEKFLGGIKDMKQLPDALFIIDPRKERIAVAEAKKLNIPIVGIVDTNCDPDEIDVVIPANDDAIRAVKLLTGKMADAILEAKQGEEVAQEA, from the coding sequence ATGTCAGTAATTTCAATGAAGCAATTGCTTGAAGCTGGTGTACACTTTGGACACCAAACACGCCGTTGGAACCCAAAAATGAAGAAATATATCTTCACAGAGCGTAACGGTATCTACATTATCGATCTTCAAAAAACAGTTAAGAAAGTTGAAGAAGCTTATAACTGGGTAAAAGATCTAGCTGCTAACGGTGGAACAATTCTATTTGTTGGTACTAAGAAACAAGCTCAAGATTCTGTTAAAGAAGAAGCAGCTCGTTCTGGTATGTACTTTGTTAACCAACGTTGGTTGGGTGGTACTTTAACTAACTTTGAAACAATCCAAAAGCGTATTGGTCGCTTAAAAGATATCGAAAGAATGTCTGAAGACGGTACTTTCGAAGTATTACCTAAAAAAGAAGTTGTTCAATTGAAGAAAGAACAAGAACGCCTTGAAAAATTCTTAGGCGGAATCAAAGATATGAAGCAACTTCCTGATGCTCTTTTCATCATCGATCCTCGTAAAGAGCGTATCGCAGTAGCAGAAGCTAAAAAGTTAAACATTCCTATCGTAGGTATTGTTGATACTAACTGTGATCCAGATGAAATCGATGTTGTAATTCCAGCTAACGATGATGCAATCCGTGCAGTTAAACTATTAACTGGTAAAATGGCGGATGCTATCTTAGAAGCTAAACAAGGTGAAGAAGTAGCTCAAGAAGCGTAA
- the hslU gene encoding HslU--HslV peptidase ATPase subunit: MAKTDNLTPRQIVERLDQYIIGQKDAKKAVAVALRNRYRRGLLNEKLREEIIPKNILMIGPTGVGKTEIARRIAKLVGAPFVKVEATKFTEVGYVGRDVESMVRDLVETSVRLVKEDRMLSVKERAEENANARLVDLLVPSAKKAQNYKNPLEMLFGGGNVNQEQENHQEDYSITEKRKIVKEKLALGQLEEEIVTVEVEEQTPSMFDMLQGSGMEQMGMNMQDALSSFMPKKRKKRKLTVREARKVLTNEEAARLIDMDEVTTEAVYRAEQTGIIFIDEIDKIASKNSGGSSADVSREGVQRDILPIVEGSTVVTKYGSIKTDYILFIAAGAFHMSKPSDLIPELQGRLPIRVELTKLTVEDFFRILIEPDNALIKQYQALLETEGIQIEFSDDAIRRIAEVAFEVNQNTDNIGARRLHTILEKLLEDLSFEAPDILMEKITITPQYVDDKLGAIAKNKDLSQFIL; this comes from the coding sequence ATGGCTAAAACAGACAACCTAACACCGCGCCAGATTGTTGAAAGGCTTGATCAATATATCATCGGTCAGAAAGATGCAAAAAAAGCAGTTGCAGTTGCATTGAGAAATCGATACAGACGAGGTTTGTTAAACGAAAAATTGCGTGAAGAAATTATTCCTAAAAATATTTTAATGATTGGCCCAACTGGTGTAGGGAAAACGGAAATTGCCCGGAGAATTGCAAAGTTGGTTGGTGCACCTTTCGTCAAGGTAGAGGCTACGAAATTTACAGAAGTCGGATACGTTGGCCGCGATGTAGAATCTATGGTTCGTGACCTTGTAGAAACATCTGTCAGATTGGTTAAAGAAGATAGAATGTTATCTGTAAAAGAACGTGCAGAGGAAAACGCAAATGCTAGGCTTGTTGATTTACTTGTTCCATCTGCGAAGAAAGCTCAAAATTATAAAAACCCACTTGAGATGTTATTCGGTGGCGGCAATGTAAACCAAGAACAGGAAAATCACCAAGAAGATTACTCCATTACGGAAAAAAGAAAAATTGTCAAAGAAAAGCTTGCTCTAGGTCAATTAGAAGAAGAAATCGTTACGGTAGAAGTTGAAGAGCAAACACCTTCCATGTTTGATATGCTCCAGGGCTCAGGAATGGAACAAATGGGTATGAATATGCAAGATGCCTTAAGCAGCTTTATGCCAAAGAAACGAAAGAAAAGAAAATTAACTGTTCGTGAGGCAAGAAAAGTACTAACGAATGAAGAAGCTGCAAGATTGATTGATATGGACGAGGTTACAACCGAAGCGGTTTATCGTGCCGAACAGACAGGTATCATCTTTATTGATGAAATTGATAAAATTGCTAGTAAAAATTCAGGTGGTTCCTCTGCAGATGTTTCTCGTGAAGGAGTCCAACGCGATATTTTACCGATCGTTGAAGGTTCAACAGTCGTTACGAAATATGGATCAATAAAAACGGATTATATCTTATTTATTGCTGCTGGTGCGTTCCATATGTCTAAACCATCGGATTTAATACCAGAATTACAAGGGCGTTTACCAATCCGTGTTGAATTAACAAAATTAACAGTTGAAGATTTCTTCAGAATCTTAATCGAACCAGATAATGCCCTAATTAAACAATATCAGGCGTTATTGGAAACAGAAGGTATACAAATTGAATTTTCTGACGATGCTATTCGTAGAATAGCTGAGGTTGCTTTTGAAGTGAATCAAAATACAGATAATATTGGGGCAAGAAGACTTCACACCATTCTAGAAAAGCTACTAGAAGACTTGTCGTTTGAAGCACCTGATATTTTGATGGAGAAGATTACCATTACTCCGCAATATGTAGATGATAAACTTGGAGCAATAGCCAAAAATAAAGATTTAAGCCAATTTATCTTGTAA
- a CDS encoding isoprenyl transferase, protein MFNKIRLWKNQNNNSSTLRENIEKVMKLPVPEHVAIIMDGNGRWAKKRALPRIAGHHEGMKVVRKITKLANILGIKTLTLYAFSTENWKRPKNEVDYLMKLPEEFLGTFLPELIEENVQVTMMGYKDQLPVHTLNAIEKAIEDTKYNDGLVLNFALNYGSRSEIIDATKKVLNDYKSGILKESELDEEVFSSYLMTSKLNDPDLLIRTSGEIRLSNFMLWQLAYTEFWFTDVLWPDFREKHLIEAIEVYQNRQRRFGGI, encoded by the coding sequence ATGTTTAATAAAATAAGGCTTTGGAAGAATCAAAATAATAACTCTTCCACACTCCGAGAAAATATAGAAAAGGTTATGAAATTGCCGGTACCGGAACATGTTGCGATTATTATGGATGGCAATGGACGATGGGCTAAGAAAAGAGCTTTGCCACGAATTGCCGGACATCATGAAGGTATGAAGGTCGTGCGTAAAATAACGAAGTTAGCCAATATACTTGGTATAAAAACCTTAACGTTATATGCTTTTTCAACTGAAAATTGGAAGCGTCCAAAAAATGAGGTAGATTATTTAATGAAGCTTCCCGAGGAATTTTTAGGTACCTTTCTGCCTGAATTAATTGAGGAAAATGTTCAAGTAACAATGATGGGTTATAAAGACCAACTTCCGGTACATACATTAAATGCGATTGAAAAAGCAATTGAGGATACAAAGTATAATGACGGCCTTGTATTAAACTTTGCACTAAACTACGGAAGTAGATCTGAAATTATTGATGCAACCAAAAAGGTCTTAAATGATTATAAAAGTGGAATACTGAAAGAGAGTGAGTTAGACGAAGAGGTTTTCTCTTCGTATCTCATGACTTCCAAGCTCAATGATCCTGATCTATTAATTCGAACAAGCGGTGAAATACGGCTAAGTAACTTTATGCTATGGCAATTAGCGTATACAGAGTTTTGGTTTACGGATGTACTATGGCCAGATTTTAGAGAAAAACATTTAATTGAAGCAATAGAAGTTTATCAGAATCGTCAGAGGAGATTTGGCGGTATTTAA
- the codY gene encoding GTP-sensing pleiotropic transcriptional regulator CodY: protein MDLLTKTRRINVLLQKAAGKPVNFKEMSETLSETIESNTFILSRRGKLLGYAINQQIENDRMKKMLEDRQFPEEYTNGLFNIQETSSNLDIESQYTAFPVENRDLFREGLTTIVPIIGGGERLGTLILARLQEKFHDDDLILAEYGATVVGMEILREKSEEIEEEARSKAVVQMAISSLSYSELEAIEHIFEELNGHEGLLVASKIADRVGITRSVIVNALRKLESAGVIESRSLGMKGTYIKVLNDKFLVELDKLRSN, encoded by the coding sequence ATGGATTTACTTACAAAAACTAGAAGAATTAATGTATTACTACAAAAAGCAGCAGGAAAACCAGTTAATTTTAAGGAAATGTCAGAAACACTAAGCGAAACTATCGAATCGAATACTTTCATTCTTAGTCGTCGTGGCAAGCTTTTAGGTTATGCGATTAACCAGCAAATCGAAAATGATCGTATGAAAAAGATGCTAGAGGATCGACAATTCCCTGAAGAGTATACAAATGGTCTATTTAATATTCAAGAGACATCTTCGAATTTAGATATAGAAAGCCAATATACTGCATTCCCTGTTGAAAATAGAGATCTATTCCGTGAAGGATTAACAACTATTGTTCCAATTATTGGCGGTGGGGAACGTCTTGGTACATTAATCCTTGCAAGATTACAAGAAAAATTCCATGATGATGACCTTATTCTTGCAGAGTATGGTGCTACTGTTGTTGGAATGGAAATCTTGCGTGAAAAGTCCGAGGAAATTGAAGAAGAAGCTAGAAGTAAGGCAGTTGTTCAAATGGCAATCAGTTCATTATCATACAGCGAACTTGAAGCAATTGAACATATTTTTGAAGAGTTAAATGGCCACGAGGGCTTGCTAGTTGCTTCGAAAATTGCAGATCGTGTTGGTATTACTCGTTCTGTAATTGTTAATGCTTTGAGAAAGCTTGAAAGTGCGGGAGTAATTGAATCACGTTCTCTTGGCATGAAAGGGACCTATATCAAAGTCTTAAACGATAAATTCCTAGTTGAGCTTGATAAATTAAGATCGAACTAA
- the pyrH gene encoding UMP kinase, with amino-acid sequence MSGPKYKRVVLKLSGEALAGESSFGIKPSVIKSIAGQVKEIAELGVEVAVVVGGGNIWRGKIGSEMGMDRATADYMGMLATVMNSLALQDSLEHLGIESRVQTSIEMRQVAEPYIRRRAMRHLEKKRVVIFAAGTGNPYFSTDTTAALRAAEIDAEVILMAKNNVDGVYSADPRIDPNATKYDDLSFLDVLKEGLAVMDSTASSLCMDNDIPLIVFSIMEQGNIKRAVMGEKIGTIVRGKN; translated from the coding sequence ATGAGCGGTCCTAAGTACAAACGTGTCGTACTAAAATTAAGTGGGGAAGCACTTGCAGGAGAATCAAGCTTCGGTATTAAACCATCAGTTATTAAATCCATCGCAGGACAAGTGAAAGAAATTGCAGAACTTGGTGTCGAGGTTGCAGTTGTTGTGGGTGGCGGTAACATTTGGCGTGGTAAAATAGGAAGTGAAATGGGAATGGACAGAGCGACTGCTGATTATATGGGCATGCTAGCAACTGTAATGAATTCTTTAGCACTTCAGGACAGTTTAGAACACTTAGGGATTGAATCTCGTGTACAAACCTCGATTGAAATGCGTCAGGTTGCAGAGCCATATATTAGACGTCGTGCAATGAGACATTTAGAAAAAAAGAGAGTAGTTATTTTTGCTGCTGGTACGGGAAATCCATATTTCTCGACCGATACGACTGCTGCACTACGTGCAGCTGAAATTGATGCTGAAGTAATCTTAATGGCAAAAAATAATGTGGATGGTGTATATTCTGCTGATCCACGAATAGATCCTAATGCAACAAAGTATGATGACCTTTCTTTCTTGGATGTACTTAAGGAAGGATTGGCTGTTATGGATTCAACAGCATCTTCATTATGTATGGATAATGATATCCCACTTATTGTTTTCTCTATCATGGAACAAGGAAATATTAAACGTGCCGTTATGGGCGAAAAAATTGGAACGATTGTTAGGGGGAAAAATTAA
- the topA gene encoding type I DNA topoisomerase encodes MSEFLVIVESPAKAKTIERYLGKKYKVKASMGHVRDLPRSQMGVNVENSYEPKYITIRGKGPVLKELKTAAKKAKKVYLAADPDREGEAIAWHLANSLNVDITSDCRVVFNEITKEAIKESFKHPRPINMDLVDAQQARRILDRLVGYNISPLLWKKVKKGLSAGRVQSTAVRLIIERENEIKAFIPEEYWTIEGELLKGKDHFSAAYFSLANKEKTELKSKQDVEEILKQMEGDNFKVVSVTKKERKRNPSPPFITSSLQQEAARKLNFRAKKTMMLAQQLYEGIELGSSGTVGLITYMRTDSTRISEVAQKEAEEYILSEYGKEYLKEDQRKEKKQTNAQDAHEGIRPTSAVRDPNSLKQFLSRDQLRLYKLIWERFLASQMAQAVMDTMSVDLQNGNVLFRATGSKIKFPGFMKLYVEGSDDQVEERDKMLPNLQEGDVVFTKDIEPKQHFTQPPPRYTEARLVRTLEELGIGRPSTYAPTLDTIQKRGYVALDNKRFIPTELGEIVNELILEFFPDIINVDFTAKMEQDLDNVEDGKVRWVEIIDGFYQEFEKHLVIAEKEMQSVEIKDEPAGEDCELCTSPMVFKMGRYGKFMACSNFPDCRNTKAIVKEIGVTCPKCKEGNIIERKSKKKRIFYGCDTFPACDFISWDKPLPRPCPKCESTLVEKKLKKGVQVQCTECDYKEEPQS; translated from the coding sequence ATGTCAGAGTTTCTTGTGATTGTGGAATCACCGGCTAAAGCGAAAACAATCGAACGCTATTTAGGAAAAAAATATAAAGTAAAAGCATCAATGGGCCATGTACGTGATTTGCCTAGAAGTCAAATGGGTGTAAATGTTGAAAATAGTTACGAGCCCAAATATATTACAATTCGCGGCAAAGGGCCAGTATTAAAGGAATTAAAGACAGCTGCCAAAAAAGCAAAAAAAGTTTATCTCGCAGCTGACCCGGATCGTGAAGGGGAAGCAATTGCATGGCATTTAGCCAATAGCTTAAATGTTGATATAACTTCAGATTGTCGTGTTGTATTCAATGAGATAACCAAAGAAGCAATCAAGGAATCTTTCAAGCATCCACGGCCAATTAATATGGATTTGGTTGATGCGCAGCAGGCTAGGCGAATTCTCGATCGTCTTGTCGGGTATAACATAAGCCCTCTTCTTTGGAAAAAAGTCAAAAAAGGATTAAGTGCCGGACGTGTTCAATCTACCGCCGTTCGTTTAATCATTGAACGAGAGAATGAAATAAAAGCATTTATTCCTGAAGAATATTGGACCATAGAAGGAGAATTGCTAAAGGGAAAAGATCATTTTAGCGCTGCTTATTTCTCTCTAGCTAATAAAGAGAAAACAGAGCTAAAATCGAAACAGGATGTTGAAGAAATATTAAAACAAATGGAAGGCGATAATTTCAAGGTGGTTTCGGTTACCAAAAAAGAGCGAAAACGAAATCCTTCTCCACCATTTATCACATCTTCCCTCCAGCAGGAAGCCGCAAGGAAACTCAATTTCCGGGCTAAGAAAACAATGATGTTGGCACAGCAATTATACGAGGGAATTGAACTTGGTTCATCTGGAACCGTTGGTCTCATCACTTATATGAGAACAGACTCTACTCGTATTTCTGAAGTTGCTCAAAAAGAGGCTGAAGAATATATCCTTAGTGAATATGGTAAGGAGTACTTAAAAGAAGACCAAAGAAAAGAGAAAAAACAAACAAATGCGCAGGACGCACATGAGGGCATTCGTCCGACTAGTGCAGTACGGGACCCAAATAGTTTGAAACAATTTTTATCTAGAGACCAATTGCGTTTATATAAATTAATTTGGGAGAGATTTCTAGCAAGTCAAATGGCGCAGGCTGTTATGGATACAATGAGTGTTGACTTACAAAATGGTAATGTCTTATTCCGTGCAACGGGTTCAAAAATAAAATTCCCAGGATTTATGAAGCTGTACGTGGAAGGTTCTGATGATCAAGTTGAAGAACGGGACAAAATGCTTCCAAATCTACAAGAAGGCGATGTTGTTTTTACGAAGGATATTGAACCAAAACAACATTTTACACAACCGCCGCCAAGGTATACAGAAGCGCGATTAGTAAGAACGCTTGAAGAACTCGGAATTGGACGTCCATCTACCTATGCACCAACATTGGACACGATTCAAAAGCGTGGATATGTCGCTCTTGATAATAAAAGATTTATTCCTACTGAGTTAGGTGAGATTGTTAATGAGTTAATTCTTGAATTCTTCCCGGATATTATTAATGTTGATTTCACTGCAAAAATGGAGCAGGATTTGGATAATGTTGAGGATGGTAAAGTTCGCTGGGTTGAAATCATTGATGGATTTTATCAGGAATTTGAGAAACATCTTGTTATAGCTGAAAAAGAAATGCAGTCTGTTGAGATTAAAGATGAACCGGCTGGTGAGGATTGTGAGTTATGCACAAGCCCGATGGTATTTAAAATGGGCAGATATGGTAAGTTCATGGCATGCAGCAATTTCCCAGATTGCCGGAATACAAAAGCGATTGTAAAAGAAATCGGAGTTACCTGTCCAAAATGTAAAGAAGGAAATATCATTGAACGTAAAAGTAAGAAGAAAAGAATCTTTTACGGCTGTGACACATTTCCTGCGTGTGATTTTATTTCTTGGGATAAACCATTACCAAGACCTTGTCCTAAATGTGAAAGCACACTTGTAGAAAAGAAATTAAAAAAAGGTGTGCAGGTACAATGTACCGAATGTGATTACAAAGAAGAACCACAAAGTTAA
- the trmFO gene encoding FADH(2)-oxidizing methylenetetrahydrofolate--tRNA-(uracil(54)-C(5))-methyltransferase TrmFO has product MNDVTINVIGAGLAGSEAAWQIAKRGVKVRLYEMRPVKQTPAHHTDKFAELVCSNSLRANTLTNAVGVLKEEMRMLDSVIISAADACSVPAGGALAVDRHEFAAKVTEMVKNHENVTVINEEVTEIPEGITVIATGPLTSPELSAQLKTLTGEDYLYFYDAAAPILEKDSINMDKVYLKSRYDKGEAAYLNCPMTEEEFNTFYEALVAAETVPLKEFEKEIFFEGCMPIEVMATRGKKTMLFGPLKPVGLEDPKTGKRPFAVVQLRQDDAAGTLYNIVGFQTHLKWGPQKEVIQLIPGLENAEIVRYGVMHRNTFINSPKVLKASYQFKERENLFFAGQMTGVEGYVESAASGLAAGINAARLALGSEPLEFPVETAIGSMARYITTANAKNFQPMNANFGLFPELPEKIKGKQERNLQHANRALETIQNFVKVL; this is encoded by the coding sequence ATGAATGATGTAACAATAAATGTAATCGGTGCTGGGTTGGCAGGGAGTGAGGCTGCATGGCAGATTGCTAAACGTGGTGTAAAAGTCCGTCTTTATGAAATGAGACCAGTTAAACAAACACCTGCTCACCATACAGACAAATTTGCAGAGTTGGTATGTAGCAATTCATTACGCGCAAACACCTTAACGAATGCTGTTGGTGTATTAAAAGAAGAAATGCGAATGCTTGATTCAGTAATTATCTCAGCAGCAGATGCATGTTCCGTTCCAGCAGGTGGTGCTTTGGCAGTAGACCGCCATGAGTTTGCGGCTAAAGTGACGGAAATGGTTAAAAACCATGAAAATGTTACCGTAATCAATGAAGAAGTGACAGAAATTCCTGAGGGAATAACGGTAATTGCCACGGGTCCGCTAACTAGTCCTGAACTATCCGCTCAATTAAAAACACTAACAGGTGAGGATTATCTTTATTTTTATGATGCTGCAGCACCTATTCTTGAGAAAGACAGCATCAATATGGATAAAGTCTATTTAAAATCGCGCTATGACAAGGGTGAAGCGGCTTATCTAAATTGTCCAATGACAGAGGAAGAATTCAACACCTTTTATGAAGCACTTGTAGCAGCAGAAACAGTTCCTTTAAAAGAATTCGAAAAGGAAATCTTTTTTGAGGGTTGTATGCCAATCGAAGTTATGGCTACAAGAGGCAAGAAAACAATGCTATTTGGTCCACTAAAGCCGGTTGGATTAGAAGATCCAAAGACAGGCAAAAGACCTTTTGCGGTTGTTCAACTTCGTCAAGACGATGCAGCTGGCACTCTTTACAATATTGTTGGTTTCCAAACACATTTAAAATGGGGACCACAGAAAGAAGTTATTCAGTTAATACCTGGTCTTGAAAATGCTGAGATAGTCAGATATGGGGTTATGCACCGAAACACCTTCATCAATTCACCAAAGGTTCTTAAAGCATCTTATCAATTTAAAGAACGTGAAAACTTGTTTTTTGCTGGCCAGATGACAGGTGTTGAAGGCTATGTAGAGTCAGCAGCAAGTGGACTAGCAGCAGGAATAAATGCAGCAAGGCTAGCTTTAGGAAGTGAACCGCTCGAATTCCCTGTAGAAACGGCGATTGGCAGTATGGCACGTTATATTACAACGGCAAATGCAAAGAATTTTCAACCGATGAACGCTAATTTTGGGCTGTTCCCAGAATTGCCAGAAAAAATTAAGGGAAAACAGGAACGTAATTTACAGCATGCGAATAGAGCGTTGGAAACAATTCAGAACTTTGTGAAAGTTTTGTAA